The Vibrio navarrensis genome has a segment encoding these proteins:
- a CDS encoding TSUP family transporter, whose translation MEVSLEVLGLLFLVASVAGFIDAMAGGGGLLTLPALLAAGVPPTQALATNKLQSSFGSFSASWYFVRNGIVSLKEMRLAIACTFIGSAIGAELVQQFDASLLTSLIPLLLIAISLYFLLAPQTRADSGKKPLPEALFALCVGGGIGFYDGFFGPGTGSIFTVCFVVLGHFSLVDATARTKVLNFTSNIAALTFFLIAGLPIWQIGLTMAVGGFIGARMGAKVVVTKGQKWIRPLVITMSMLMALKLLWEQHSQSFLSMF comes from the coding sequence ATGGAAGTCTCGTTAGAAGTTTTAGGATTACTGTTTTTAGTCGCCAGTGTCGCAGGGTTTATTGATGCCATGGCGGGGGGCGGCGGTTTGTTGACCTTGCCTGCACTATTAGCGGCAGGGGTGCCTCCGACTCAGGCGTTAGCCACCAATAAGCTGCAAAGTTCCTTCGGTAGTTTCTCCGCCAGCTGGTATTTCGTGCGTAATGGCATTGTCAGCCTCAAAGAGATGCGCTTGGCGATTGCCTGTACCTTTATCGGGTCTGCGATTGGTGCCGAGCTGGTGCAACAGTTTGATGCGTCGCTGCTGACCAGCTTGATTCCGCTCCTGCTGATCGCGATTTCGCTCTATTTTCTGCTGGCCCCACAGACTCGCGCTGATTCAGGTAAAAAACCGTTGCCGGAAGCGTTATTTGCCCTATGCGTCGGTGGTGGGATTGGCTTTTATGATGGTTTTTTTGGTCCGGGGACCGGCTCCATTTTTACCGTCTGTTTTGTGGTGTTGGGGCATTTCAGCCTAGTCGATGCGACCGCGCGTACTAAAGTGCTCAACTTTACCTCCAATATCGCTGCGCTGACTTTCTTTTTGATTGCGGGCCTGCCCATCTGGCAAATTGGTCTGACGATGGCGGTCGGTGGATTTATCGGCGCTCGCATGGGCGCGAAAGTTGTGGTCACCAAAGGCCAGAAATGGATTCGTCCTCTGGTGATCACCATGTCGATGCTGATGGCGCTTAAACTGCTGTGGGAACAGCACTCACAATCGTTTCTATCAATGTTCTAA
- a CDS encoding LysR family transcriptional regulator: MLLEGIETLLVLSKEKTMSRTGSQLYISQSAVSKRIANLEKKLGKKLVVPAGRHIKLTAEAEQLIANIGPTFNELRGLIFEQQALEDDTLIRLDCSETLVAGYLTQVMGEYRQRDPHFTITTHHTPRIVEQVQSGKATLGLCAGYLPGNHGLMTQHLFDEPFYIVSRQPLSTLPDEVVTNDLTNPANTYQADILARLGINPVMEMDSYTASAQLALGGMAPALVPLSIVNALKIEPQYCFDFAELAPLFRPIHICLRATSYRSPRVRTLIETIVSAVPTAV; encoded by the coding sequence ATGCTGTTAGAAGGCATCGAAACGCTGTTAGTTCTCAGTAAAGAAAAAACCATGAGCCGCACAGGCAGCCAACTGTATATCAGCCAGTCTGCCGTGAGTAAACGCATTGCCAATCTGGAAAAGAAACTGGGCAAGAAACTGGTGGTTCCTGCTGGGCGGCACATCAAACTCACCGCCGAAGCCGAGCAGCTGATCGCCAACATCGGGCCGACATTCAATGAGCTGCGCGGGCTGATCTTTGAGCAGCAAGCGCTGGAAGATGATACGCTCATTCGTCTCGACTGCTCAGAGACTTTGGTCGCGGGCTATCTGACTCAGGTGATGGGGGAATATCGCCAGCGCGATCCGCATTTCACCATCACCACTCACCATACGCCGCGCATTGTCGAACAGGTTCAATCGGGCAAAGCCACGCTAGGGCTTTGCGCTGGCTATCTACCCGGAAATCATGGCTTGATGACGCAGCATCTGTTCGATGAGCCATTTTATATTGTCAGCCGCCAGCCACTTTCCACCCTACCGGACGAAGTGGTAACCAATGACTTGACCAACCCGGCGAACACCTATCAGGCCGACATCCTCGCTAGGCTTGGCATTAATCCGGTGATGGAAATGGACTCGTACACCGCATCCGCGCAGTTGGCATTGGGTGGCATGGCCCCCGCCCTCGTCCCCCTATCCATCGTCAATGCGCTCAAAATCGAGCCGCAATACTGCTTTGACTTTGCCGAATTGGCACCGCTGTTTCGCCCGATCCACATTTGTCTCCGGGCCACCAGCTATCGCTCACCACGGGTTAGAACATTGATAGAAACGATTGTGAGTGCTGTTCCCACAGCAGTTTAA
- a CDS encoding TRIC cation channel family protein produces the protein MDSMLLYFIDLFGTAVFAVSGVLLAGRLKMDPFGVAVLGSVTAIGGGTIRDMALGATPVFWIKDTTYLWVIFITCLLTMLLVRRPKRLSWWILPVCDAIGLAVFVGIGVEKALAYQDSGMVAVIMGVITGCGGGIIRDVLAREIPMVLRSEVYATACIIGGMFHTVALSMGYDNSTAFLAGVISTLIIRLGAIRWHLSLPIFAINR, from the coding sequence ATGGATTCCATGCTGCTGTATTTTATTGATTTATTTGGTACCGCCGTATTTGCGGTTTCTGGTGTGTTACTCGCTGGACGACTGAAAATGGACCCGTTTGGTGTGGCGGTTCTGGGCAGTGTCACGGCCATCGGTGGCGGCACAATCCGCGATATGGCGCTGGGCGCCACGCCGGTGTTCTGGATCAAAGACACGACCTATCTGTGGGTAATTTTTATCACCTGCTTACTCACCATGCTGCTGGTGCGCCGTCCAAAACGCCTCTCTTGGTGGATTTTGCCCGTGTGTGATGCGATTGGCTTGGCGGTGTTTGTCGGCATCGGCGTAGAAAAAGCTTTAGCCTATCAAGACTCGGGGATGGTGGCGGTGATCATGGGCGTGATTACGGGCTGTGGCGGTGGCATCATCCGCGATGTGCTGGCTCGTGAAATCCCTATGGTGCTGCGCAGCGAAGTGTACGCCACCGCTTGTATTATCGGCGGTATGTTCCACACGGTTGCCTTGAGCATGGGCTATGATAACTCCACCGCTTTTTTAGCCGGGGTAATTTCCACTTTAATCATTCGCCTAGGCGCGATCCGCTGGCATTTGTCGCTACCGATTTTTGCCATCAACCGCTAA
- the btuF gene encoding vitamin B12 ABC transporter substrate-binding protein BtuF codes for MTVVRPALLILFFLLCTVKTTFAEPAKRVISLAPHATELAYAAGLGEQLIAVSEMSDYPQEAQKLEKIANYKGIKLERIIALQPDLIITWPAGNPAKELEKLRQFGFHLYESKTESLADIANNIEQLSQYSANPQQGREEAARFRSQLNRLSEKYRSSEKVRYFYQLSEAPIITVAGKNWPSEVFTFCGGENIFANAASPYPQVSVEQVVLRKPQAMFASEHAMRDGGMWDAWRDEIPALQNGHFWQLNADWLNRPTPRTLLAIEQVCEHFATIRGNR; via the coding sequence ATGACTGTCGTGCGCCCTGCTCTTTTGATTCTGTTCTTCCTTTTATGCACAGTGAAAACCACTTTCGCCGAGCCAGCCAAGCGGGTGATCAGCCTTGCCCCCCACGCGACAGAACTGGCGTATGCGGCAGGGCTTGGAGAACAACTGATTGCCGTTAGCGAAATGAGTGACTACCCGCAAGAGGCTCAAAAGCTGGAAAAGATCGCCAACTACAAAGGGATCAAACTTGAACGCATCATCGCCTTGCAACCGGACTTGATCATTACTTGGCCGGCTGGCAATCCAGCCAAAGAATTGGAAAAATTGCGCCAGTTTGGCTTTCACCTCTACGAATCGAAAACCGAAAGCTTGGCCGACATCGCCAACAATATCGAACAGCTCAGCCAGTACAGCGCCAATCCACAGCAAGGGCGCGAAGAGGCGGCGCGTTTTCGCTCTCAACTAAATAGACTTAGCGAAAAATATCGCAGCAGTGAAAAGGTGCGTTATTTTTACCAGTTGAGTGAAGCGCCGATCATCACGGTTGCGGGGAAAAACTGGCCCAGCGAGGTGTTTACTTTTTGTGGCGGGGAAAACATCTTTGCCAATGCAGCGTCACCTTATCCGCAAGTGAGTGTCGAGCAAGTCGTGCTGCGAAAACCGCAGGCGATGTTCGCCTCAGAGCACGCCATGCGTGATGGGGGCATGTGGGATGCTTGGCGAGATGAGATCCCTGCGCTGCAAAACGGTCACTTTTGGCAGCTCAATGCCGACTGGCTCAATCGTCCGACCCCAAGAACATTATTGGCGATTGAACAAGTGTGTGAGCACTTTGCCACCATCCGCGGAAATCGCTAA
- a CDS encoding cobalamin biosynthesis family protein, giving the protein MEELFKQLYANGALLIMWGALLFHLLLPIPRASHPVRLWHKFAQLLAEKVNRPDSYTQNQLSGTLALLLMLLPCLVLLVALQPLVWQTELFELALLLLALDWRSNETLARQLMRAMANEDKVTARELLTPFLNRETRTLSLLGLGKAGAETVILGYGRNVIGVFFWFAIGGGIGALMYRLTTELARAWSPSRQHYSPFGLSAVRLTALLDVIPLRLFALLLALGKNAAIALSGIKQQAPSWPLPGPGWLLCVVGNKLQLSLGGPAIYAGRKTERAKIGGRIAPSALHIDQIQTLLAWRIFVWLLLQSLILGLIYQGI; this is encoded by the coding sequence ATGGAAGAACTGTTTAAGCAACTCTATGCCAATGGCGCGCTCCTCATTATGTGGGGCGCGCTGTTGTTTCATTTGCTTCTGCCTATCCCCCGTGCTTCTCATCCGGTCAGGCTATGGCACAAATTCGCCCAACTGTTGGCGGAGAAAGTCAATCGTCCCGACAGTTACACACAAAATCAACTCTCCGGCACTCTTGCACTGCTACTGATGCTGTTACCATGCTTAGTGCTACTCGTTGCCCTGCAGCCTTTAGTGTGGCAAACAGAGCTGTTTGAGTTGGCGCTGCTGCTCTTGGCGCTTGACTGGCGTAGCAATGAAACACTGGCCAGGCAATTGATGCGCGCGATGGCGAATGAAGACAAAGTAACAGCCCGTGAGTTACTCACCCCGTTTCTCAATCGCGAAACACGTACTCTTTCTCTGCTTGGATTGGGCAAAGCGGGCGCAGAGACCGTCATTCTGGGTTATGGGCGTAATGTCATTGGCGTGTTTTTTTGGTTTGCGATCGGCGGCGGTATCGGCGCCTTGATGTATCGACTCACCACAGAGCTCGCCCGCGCTTGGTCACCTAGTCGCCAGCACTATTCCCCCTTCGGCCTCTCTGCCGTTCGCTTGACCGCCTTGTTGGATGTTATCCCGCTGCGCCTATTTGCCCTGTTGTTGGCTTTAGGAAAAAATGCCGCCATTGCGTTAAGTGGCATCAAACAGCAAGCACCATCGTGGCCGCTTCCCGGCCCTGGCTGGCTGCTGTGCGTTGTGGGCAACAAATTGCAACTCTCGCTGGGCGGGCCGGCGATTTATGCTGGTCGAAAAACCGAGCGAGCAAAAATTGGCGGCCGAATTGCCCCTTCCGCGCTGCATATCGACCAAATCCAAACGCTGCTGGCGTGGCGAATTTTTGTCTGGTTGCTGCTGCAAAGCCTGATTCTTGGCCTGATCTATCAAGGAATATAA
- the mtnN gene encoding 5'-methylthioadenosine/S-adenosylhomocysteine nucleosidase gives MKVGIIGAMQQEVAILKDALQNAKTASKAGCTFYSGQINGVEVVLLQSGIGKVAAAIGTTILLDEYQPDVVINTGSAGGFDASLNLGDVVISSEVRHHDADVTAFGYEIGQMAGQPAAFEADEKLMSLAEKALAQMEGQHAVRGLICTGDAFVCTAERQTFIRSHFPNVIAVEMEASAIAQTCHQFKVPFVVVRAISDVADKESPMSFEEFLPLAAQSSSQMVFNMLSLIK, from the coding sequence ACGCAAAAACAGCCAGCAAAGCAGGCTGCACCTTTTATTCAGGTCAGATCAACGGCGTTGAAGTGGTGTTGCTGCAATCGGGTATTGGTAAAGTGGCCGCAGCCATTGGCACAACGATTCTGCTCGATGAATATCAACCTGACGTGGTGATCAACACTGGCTCGGCTGGCGGTTTTGACGCAAGCCTCAACTTGGGTGATGTGGTGATCTCCAGCGAAGTTCGCCACCACGACGCCGACGTCACGGCATTTGGCTACGAAATTGGCCAGATGGCAGGCCAACCAGCGGCTTTTGAAGCCGATGAAAAGCTAATGAGCCTCGCGGAAAAAGCGCTGGCGCAAATGGAAGGTCAACACGCGGTGCGCGGCTTGATCTGTACAGGCGATGCGTTTGTCTGCACCGCAGAGCGCCAAACTTTCATTCGTAGCCACTTCCCAAATGTGATTGCCGTTGAAATGGAAGCCTCAGCCATTGCCCAGACTTGCCACCAGTTCAAAGTGCCGTTTGTAGTCGTGCGCGCCATCTCAGATGTGGCGGATAAAGAGTCGCCAATGAGTTTTGAAGAGTTTCTCCCATTGGCGGCACAAAGCTCGTCGCAAATGGTCTTCAACATGCTGTCGCTGATCAAATAA